The proteins below come from a single Herpetosiphon gulosus genomic window:
- a CDS encoding sugar ABC transporter permease YjfF (membrane component of a putative sugar ABC transporter system) has translation MTQRLKLSVLRHGPLLTTITIFLMAYIIGSQLYPAMQRPQAFFNLFINNGFLLIVGIGMTFVIITGGIDLSVGGVLALTTAASAALLKLGVSAAVVIPLMLVMGTAIGLGLGSIIHFFKVQPFIVTLMGLFFARGLAYIISLTSVTITDPFYKYLALTPIHIPFFAKAYVYIPTLVGPLLLLVAIYLAYFTRFGRIMYAIGNNEQSAGLMGFPVGRTKIMVYAFSGFCSALAGIVFSISLLAGYGQFATGVELDVIAAVVMGGTLLTGGVGNVIGTLFGILIEGTIISILQYNGTLSSWWTRICVGMLTLIFIGIQSIFARRKKDL, from the coding sequence ATGACACAACGCCTGAAGCTTTCTGTCCTGCGGCATGGCCCGCTGCTTACGACAATCACGATTTTTCTGATGGCCTATATCATTGGTTCCCAACTGTATCCTGCTATGCAACGGCCTCAGGCATTTTTCAACCTATTTATCAACAATGGTTTCCTGCTGATTGTTGGGATCGGCATGACCTTTGTGATTATCACTGGAGGGATTGATCTGTCGGTGGGAGGGGTGTTGGCACTAACGACGGCGGCATCGGCTGCGCTGCTCAAACTGGGGGTCAGTGCGGCTGTCGTTATACCGCTGATGTTGGTCATGGGCACAGCAATTGGGCTTGGACTGGGCAGCATCATCCATTTTTTCAAAGTGCAGCCGTTCATCGTTACCCTGATGGGTCTGTTTTTTGCCCGTGGTCTTGCCTACATCATCAGCCTCACATCGGTCACTATCACCGACCCATTTTACAAGTATCTCGCTCTTACCCCAATCCATATTCCTTTTTTTGCTAAAGCCTATGTCTATATTCCCACCCTCGTCGGCCCGCTGCTCTTGCTGGTGGCGATTTACCTTGCCTACTTTACCCGTTTTGGCCGGATTATGTACGCCATCGGTAACAACGAACAATCGGCTGGCTTGATGGGGTTTCCGGTTGGCCGTACCAAAATCATGGTCTATGCCTTCAGCGGCTTTTGCTCGGCCCTAGCCGGAATTGTGTTTAGCATCTCGCTGCTCGCTGGCTACGGGCAGTTCGCGACTGGGGTTGAATTAGATGTTATTGCGGCAGTGGTAATGGGTGGCACGCTGCTCACTGGCGGGGTTGGCAACGTCATCGGTACGCTGTTTGGCATTCTGATCGAAGGAACGATCATCTCCATCCTCCAGTACAATGGTACGTTGAGTTCGTGGTGGACACGGATTTGCGTCGGTATGCTAACGCTGATCTTTATTGGCATCCAAAGCATCTTCGCTCGACGCAAAAAAGATCTGTAA
- a CDS encoding ABC transporter permease, with translation MNHKAFFNRIRESRLFWVLTAWSVILGFNALFIPEFFRIAIQDGHLYGNLIDVLNNGAPLMLVAIGMTLVIATGGIDLSVGAVMAISAAMGAVLINPAPTDKLVSNEILTRNATNTPLGIIVLATLAAGMLCGLWNGLLVSRAKIQPLVATLILMVAGRGIAQLITNGQIITIYYTPYFWFGNGYILGLPVSIYIVAAVAIMAWVGVRKTPIGLFIEAVGINPKATYYSGISAKNIQLLAYTFSGFCSALAGLILSSYVHSADGNNNGLNYELDAILAVVMGGTMLSGGRFSLLASVIGAMVIWTFTLSMYALGVPANALLAGRAVLVLLVILLYSDRRLMKRRSKSADNQNKSDVITPDEKLDLPRP, from the coding sequence ATGAACCATAAGGCTTTTTTCAATCGAATTCGGGAAAGCCGACTGTTCTGGGTGCTTACTGCATGGTCGGTTATCCTTGGATTTAATGCGCTATTTATCCCCGAATTTTTTCGCATCGCTATCCAAGATGGCCATCTCTATGGCAATCTGATCGATGTCCTGAATAATGGCGCACCGCTGATGCTGGTGGCAATTGGGATGACCCTGGTGATTGCTACTGGTGGTATCGATCTTTCGGTTGGGGCTGTGATGGCGATCTCGGCGGCTATGGGTGCTGTTCTGATCAACCCCGCACCGACCGACAAGCTGGTCTCAAATGAGATCCTGACCAGAAACGCCACCAATACGCCGCTGGGAATCATCGTGCTGGCAACGCTGGCGGCGGGGATGTTGTGTGGCCTTTGGAATGGTCTGCTGGTTTCGCGGGCCAAGATCCAGCCGCTGGTGGCGACCTTGATATTAATGGTTGCAGGTCGGGGCATTGCTCAGCTGATTACCAACGGTCAGATCATCACAATCTACTATACGCCATACTTTTGGTTTGGCAACGGCTATATCTTGGGTCTGCCCGTATCGATCTATATTGTTGCAGCGGTGGCAATCATGGCTTGGGTGGGCGTGCGCAAGACCCCGATCGGATTATTCATCGAGGCCGTGGGGATTAATCCAAAAGCCACCTACTATAGCGGTATCAGTGCCAAGAATATTCAGCTGCTGGCCTACACCTTCAGCGGTTTTTGCAGCGCTCTTGCTGGCCTGATCCTTAGCTCCTACGTGCATAGTGCCGATGGTAACAACAATGGCCTTAACTATGAACTGGATGCAATTCTGGCCGTTGTGATGGGCGGGACAATGTTGTCTGGTGGGCGCTTTTCGCTACTGGCGAGCGTGATCGGCGCGATGGTCATCTGGACATTCACGCTTTCGATGTATGCGCTGGGAGTGCCAGCGAACGCCTTGCTTGCTGGACGGGCAGTGCTGGTTCTGCTGGTAATCCTGTTGTATTCCGATCGTCGGCTAATGAAACGCCGTAGCAAGAGCGCGGACAATCAGAACAAGTCGGATGTGATCACACCAGACGAGAAACTGGATCTCCCGCGCCCATAG